A window of Micromonas commoda chromosome 13, complete sequence contains these coding sequences:
- the UVRBC gene encoding exinuclease ABC subunits B and C-containing protein (Has DEXH and HELICc domains; Also shows UvrB (Helicase subunit of the DNA excision repair complex [DNA replication, recombination, and repair]), GIY-YIG type nucleases (URI domain), and UvrC (UvrC Helix-hairpin-helix N-terminal): MSLGEGGAASVGMRRLAQRAVIAVARHGRGARPDRPVAPSRGVWHERHLRSRRAATTSALASDDDAPSIPSLRAPFAPAGDQPTAISECVKHLRDDNARFACLRGATGTGKTFVVANVIDTIARDKPTLVVVPNKTLAAQVARELRAYLRDTHRVELFVSHFSLYVPESFSRGRYVEKRSAIDPNLDALRHRATRALVESDNVVVVASVSCLYGMGMPADYVDARLVLEPNASHGHGGRDALGARLTEGLLYEPAGAGAGGESPAPHDDVVADRVMRGQWAWGPVGIRGSELRRLVVWPPYEDSPLQFDLDKEGRLVGFLRTPQGTNRDGAKRSAYVLEDVCNPNPLPPPPQRVTLWPRQHHITPPERLKLATAAIGRELRERCAELRANGHGMEAERLEQRTNADVALLNELGWCPGAEHYSRHLGGRAEGEPPVTLLDYLNFNTSDPPTRPPGAGAGAGADARARHRGWLLVADESHVMLPQLRAMHGGDRSRKLGLVAGGYRLPSALDNRPLTFEEFWERVPQALLVSATPGNVENEWCQSRMVDMVVRPSGVVDPPIKIFPRANQLPQLAAAVRERAARGEASLVCALTKADCEDLAGYLNEIGGCRADWLHSELTAPQRAEKLQALQAGEIDVLVGAQLLREGLDVPQVSLVAVLDAGVPGFMRSARSLMQMHGRAARNARGECHLFADAPFTDAINDAVAEVSRRREKQRDFNERNGIVPVNASAGSSSSSLSLFQVMAEEIAEERAQIEVASTRSANARVAAGTRFNSPGGDSPGGDSPGGDAPGSSSGFAPSEEEVQAALKAWRMKRNGVADAAAAALKARADADAAREARAETAAALAGPGGTWATLGNTFTPRQFTDALFDPANAPTPTTPSPPGFEPATSGSSAEDVLGSFGVDASHLPSLRRKLADLPAKTGVYRWLAGDGTVLYIGKAKSLRDRTRGYLAPGLLRRSPRHRRLAGLARSVDTVLTPGGEADALALEARLIAGTKPPLNVLLKEAPKPDAALVVGLMDPVGDDVLPRFFMTDAGGDRGRGGAFLGGGAKRVGGGSGNASDDADAGARSGRTRLGYDGIGGRVSPGVVAAAEASSSSSPGAVRTWLRPTKADARRTLGDLERAFGLRSLAFRARHGDAEAAVRLREAARMAAAALDGGDAAEEAAVELERRGRFAAAASLRSAAAPGAAALGALSSLLAEEAGAAGMAVDVVAAAAEGTHCRVQVVQIRDGTIAGMLTAAVELPNDRTGVVGAVGDDDEGIVVAEWLGGDRSEEEEEEEEEDDDEAGALEVALGEAAQRAMEAFYGDGGGARGDPPDAVLVPHALPDAPGLERIIARASGTSDAKGRRRRATRTTRTLRHGSDLPTGLPAALALLAKANAAEAARRAAREAAASAAVADIVGVPGHPIRSIEGVDVSHLAGSATAASVVKFTDGAADPAGHTRYDLDVVNARAPDGTLVGTPGDDPGAIYAAVARRCAGKRGVVDLPDLLLIDGGVAQLAAAARALADAGVVVVNARAPDGTLVDRSSEEASLGPARRVALASLAKGRLSGEEAVYVPMFFSTAATLDDETDTFGVAPFARGAHKAWCSSAAKGKDARGGPGLELLRAVRDESHAAALGAHRRRRRSDLFREMNASVPGPGASSDGLGSWQGAGPPGDSSDEEEREMSAVG; this comes from the coding sequence ATGTCCCTGGGGGAAGGAGGTGCAGCCAGCGTCGGTatgcgccgcctcgcccaaCGAGCGGTGATTGCCGTCGCTCGGCACGGTCGAGGGGcccgccccgaccgccccgtcgcgccgtctcgCGGCGTCTGGCACGAACGTCATCTTCGATCTCGGCGCGCGGCCACGACATCCGCGCTGgcctcggacgacgatgCTCCGTCGATTCCGTCGTTgcgcgcgccgttcgccccCGCAGGCGACCAGCCCACCGCGATCTCCGAGTGCGTCAAGCATTTGAGGGACGACAACGCCCGGTTCGCGTGTCTCAGAGGCGCCACGGGCACGGGCAAgaccttcgtcgtcgccaacgtcATCGATACGATCGCGCGAGACAAACCGACGTTGGTCGTGGTCCCCAACAAGACACTGGCCGCCCAGGTCGCCAGGGAGCTCCGCGCGTACCTCCGTGACACCCACAGGGTCGAGCTCTTCGTCTCCCACTTCTCCTTGTACGTCCCGGAGTCCTTCAGCCGCGGCAGGTACGTCGAGAAGAGGAGCGCCATCGATCCCAACCTCGACGCGTTGCGACATCGAGCCACCAGGGCGCTGGTGGAGAGCgacaacgtcgtcgtcgtcgcgtcggtgtCGTGCCTGTACGGCATGGGCATGCCGGCGGActacgtcgacgcgaggctggTGCTCgagccgaacgcgtcgcacggtcacggcggtcgcgacgccctcggcgctcgGCTGACCGAGGGACTCCTCTACGAGcccgccggggccggggcgggcggtgagtcaccggccccgcacgacgacgtcgtcgcggataGGGTGATGCGGGGGCAGTGGGCGTGGGGTCCCGTGGGTATCCGCGGGTCTGAGCTCCGCAGGCTGGTGGTTTGGCCGCCGTACGAGGACTCGCCGTTGCAGTTCGACCTCGACAAAGAGGGCCGGCTTGTCGGGTTTTTAAGGACCCCACAAGGGACgaaccgcgacggcgcgaagcgcTCGGCGTacgtcctcgaggacgtctGCAACCCAAAcccgcttccgccgccgccgcagaggGTGACCCTGTGGCCGAGGCAGCACCACATCACGCCGCCCGAGCGATTGAaattggcgacggcggcgattggCCGGGAACTCCGCGAGAGGTGCGCGGAGCTGCGGGCGAACGGGCACGGGATGGAGGCGGAGCGGTTGGAGCAGCGGACGAACGCGGACGTGGCGCTGTTGAACGAGCTCGGTTGGTGCCCGGGCGCGGAGCATTACTCCCGGCACCTTGGgggccgcgccgagggtgaaCCCCCCGTGACGCTCCTCGACTACCTCAACTTCAACACCTCCGATCCTCCTACCCGACCACCCGGGGCCGGGGCCGGGGCAGgggccgacgcccgcgcgcgccaccggggttggctcctcgtcgcggacgagtccCACGTCATGCTCCCGCAGCTCCGCGCGATGCACGGCGGGGACAGGAGTCGAAAGCTCGGGCTCGTGGCTGGCGGGTACCGGCTGCCCTCCGCGTTGGATAACCGCCCGCTCACGTTCGAAGAGTTCTGGGAGCGCGTGCCGCAGGCGCTGCTCGTGTCCGCCACCCCGGGTAACGTCGAGAACGAGTGGTGTCAATCGCGCATGGTGGACATGGTGGTGAGACCCAGCGGCGTGGTTGACCCGCCGATTAAAATATTTCCCCGAGCGAATCAGCTgccgcagctcgcggcggctgtgagggagcgcgcggcgcgcggcgaggcgtcgctGGTCTGCGCGCTGACCAAGGCGGACTGCGAGGATCTCGCCGGCTACCTGAACGAGATCGGCGGGTGTCGGGCGGACTGGCTGCACTCCGAGCTCACCGCCCCGCAACGCGCGGAGAAGCTGCAGGCGCTCCAGGCGGGGGAGATCGACGTGTTGGTGGGGGCGCAGCTGCTGAGGGAGGGGTTGGACGTGCCCCAGGTGTCGCTGGTGGCCGTTCtggacgcgggggtgccgGGTTTCATGCGATCAGCGAGGTCGCTGATGCAGATGCACGGCAGGGCGGCTCGTAACGCCCGGGGCGAGTGCCACCttttcgccgacgcccccttCACCGACGCCAtcaacgacgccgtcgccgaggtcagccgccggcgcgagaaGCAACGCGATTTCAACGAACGCAACGGCATCGTCCCGGTGAACGCGTCAGCCGGGTCCTCTTCATCCTCCCTGTCGCTGTTCCAGGTGATggcggaggagatcgcggaggagcgggcgCAGATCGAGGTGGCGTCGACTCggtcggcgaacgcgcgagtcgccgcggggacccGGTTCAACTcgccgggcggtgactcaccgggcggtgactcaccgggcggtgacgcaccGGGTTCGTCGTCCGGGTTCGCCCccagcgaggaggaggtgcaGGCGGCGTTGAAGGCGTGGCGGATGAAGCgcaacggcgtcgcggacgcggcggcggctgctttgaaggcgcgggcggacgccgacgcggcgagggaggctcgagccgagacggcggcggcgctcgccggccCCGGCGGAACGTGGGCCACCCTCGGGAACACGTTCACGCCACGTCAGTTCACCGACGCCCTGTTCGACCCCGCGAACGCaccgacaccgacgacgccgtccccgcccggattcgaacccgcgacgagcggctcATCCGCAGAGGACGTCCTCGGATccttcggcgtcgacgcctcgcACCTGCCCTCGCTCCGTCGAAAGCTGGCGGATCTCCCCGCCAAAACCGGGGTGTACAGGTGGCTCGCCGGAGACGGCACCGTGCTCTACATCGGCAAGGCGAAGAGCCTCCGCGACAGGACGCGCGGGTACCTCGCCCCGGGGCTGCTCCGCCGGTCCCCGCGGCACAGGCGCCTGGCCGGTTTGGCTCGTTCGGTGGATACCGTCCTGACGCCCgggggcgaggcggacgcgctggcgctcgaggctAGGCTCATCGCCGGGACCAAGCCGCCGCTCAACGTGCTGCTGAAGGAGGCGCCGAagccggacgccgcgctcgtcgtcgggttGATGGACCcggtcggggacgacgtcctcccgAGGTTCTTCATgaccgacgcggggggcgatcGCGGTCGGGGGGGGGCGTTTCTCGGGGGGGGCGCGAAgagagtcggcggcgggagcgggaacgcgagcgacgacgcggacgccggcgcgcggtcgggtcgTACCCGGCTCGGGTacgacggcatcggcgggcgcgtgagCCCCGGGGTGGTGGCTGCCGCGGAggcatcgtcatcgtcatcgccTGGCGCCGTTCGCACCTGGCTCAGGCCCACCAAGGCGGACGCCCGGCGCACCCTCGGGgacctcgaacgcgcgttTGGGCTCAGGTCCCTCGCGTTCCGCGCcaggcacggcgacgccgaggccgcggtACGAttgcgcgaggcggcgaggatggcggcggcggcgttggacgggggcgacgccgcggaggaagcGGCGGTCGAGCTCGAACGGCGGGGTCgattcgcggcggcggcttcgcttcgatccgcggcggcgcccggggcggcggcgctcggcgcgctctcctcgctcctcgcggaggaggcgggggcggcgggaatggcggtggacgtggtggcggcggcggcggaggggacCCACTGCCGCGTGCAGGTTGTGCAGATCCGCGACGGGACAATCGCCGGGatgctcaccgccgcggtggagctcCCGAACGACCggaccggcgtcgtcggggcggtcggggacgacgacgaagggaTTGTTGTCGCGGAGTGGCTCGGGGGCGACCgatcggaggaggaggaggaggaggaggaggaggacgacgacgaggcgggggCGCTGGAGGTGGCCCTtggggaggcggcgcagagggcgatggaggcgttttacggcgacggtggcggcgcgcgtggcgacCCCCCCGACGCGGTTTTGGTTCCCCACGCGCTTCCGGACGCGCCCGGGCTGGAGCGGATCatcgcgcgagcgtccgggacgtcggacgcgaaggggcggcgtcggagggcgacgaggacgacgaggacgctcCGTCACGGGTCGGACCTCCCGACGggcctccccgccgcgctggctttgctcgccaaggccaacgccgccgaagccgcgcgtcgcgccgctcgcgaggctgccgcgtccgccgccgtcgccgacatcgtcggcgtccccgggCACCCGATTCGATCcatcgagggcgtcgacgtgtcCCATCTCGCAGGGTCCGCCACGGCGGCTTCGGTGGTGAAGTTcacggacggcgccgcggatccgGCGGGGCACACGAGGtacgacctcgacgtcgtcaacgCGAGGGcacccgacggcaccctcgtcggcacccccggggACGACCCGGGGGCGATctacgccgcggtcgccaggCGGTGCGCGGGGAAGCGCGGGGTGGTCGACCTTCCCGACCTCCTCCTCAtagacggcggcgtcgcgcaactcgcggcggcggcgagggcgctcgcggacgctggggtcgtcgtcgtcaacgcgAGGGcacccgacggcaccctcgtcgATCGATCGAGCGAAGAGGCGTCGTTGggaccggcgcggagggtggcgctcgcgtcaCTGGCCAAGGGAAGGCtcagcggcgaggaggcggtgtACGTCCCCATGTTTttctcgacggcggcgactttGGATGACGAGACAGACAcgttcggcgtcgccccgttcgcgcgaggcgcgcacAAGGCGTGGTGCTCGTCGGCCGCCAAGGGgaaggacgcgcgcggcggtcccgGGCTCGAGCTTCTGCGTGCCGTTCGCGACGagtcgcacgcggcggcgctcggagcGCAcaggaggcggcgtcggtcggaTCTGTTCCGGGAGATGAACGCGTCCGTTCCCGggcccggggcgtcgtcggacggACTTGGGTCTTGGCAGGGTGCCGGGCCCCCGGGGGATTcgtcggacgaggaggagagggagatGTCCGCGGTGGGATGA
- a CDS encoding acyl-coa synthetase/dehydrogenase (CaiA domain - Acyl-CoA synthetases (AMP-forming)/AMP-acid ligases II [Lipid metabolism / Secondary metabolites biosynthesis, transport, and catabolism]; also has partial NAD_4 - Male sterility protein) — translation MGGNPFPEDTIHGAFVASANADPDAIALLGDDDEGTPTLSFGQLAGLCRGLASHLDRGSRGADRCGPPVFRGDPRGIGVGASAAVSLDSSAELIVVYFAVLMAGKAFAPLETSLPPAALDGVLTALVDDASLTHHIVAAIAPDGDPPTRPGVRTLAIRLTRSGSSSGGGDDDGEPSLEVRESGVPVTYIGCDGRDGVGGWWASDRHARDGPDDVAHVIHTGGSTGRPKAVVCSHRGSLLSHAARRRAHPYVTGDVTGVCVFGVWDAACALLAGSPAAMLPPGIIRAGGDALAAAMSARRVTRTLLTPSLAKLLLAAAAESEAAVEALAGLRVLVLCGETSSPSLADDLLLRMNPARRQTPPGVLANLYSTSEAHDVALEPSLSLGVPTTTCGSPHDHVELAVADDDGGLIAERGKEGWLHVAGDGVAAGYLGSHGWDATRQRFVSRTWAPIATQPATTSEARTWYDTGDRAMILADGRLAVLGRGDAGAGGRVKIRGKLVDLAGVEEALEDHPLVEACACVARALSRDGIGVRAVSGPSPEGPPASLVAFVKRRRRLRDVGTGAETEEREEGTRKEQRREENDEDGEEDGEEEGQLRAWLADRLPRWSVPARIVFVDGIPLTAAAASSAPKRDRRALANVPLPPAPSTRRPRLTRVEHVSDTEAPRQRSGHEEVVAAAVRLAANTLGVSPASDPSSNGTSLTIHGESGLFSELGGASLEAQALLFALRSAPELNPNPESYPNPTYAWDRITPADVIAADTPARIVAAAAEAAKGTTGTTTGGGALTARGLFAEAAGVANELGIGMWSADGGWRDYSRRVEDATSGTTTNGASNGTGASIRSAKGVLLTGATGLLGRRLMTELLARMRDDAELICLVRGADDDVAAARLASTLSSSSSSSFSSEIPPQHPSTNPEGVLDPRVRVIAGDAAAPRLGLSSKAYAQLASSVDVIVHAAGVVSAVAPYASAAFGNVAPAREMIRLALTRPGRIAVHHVSSSAALPPLGTPAAAEEKYFYGVSGNAKGVGEDGDGKGEGATFWSERATSGGEPLAALASAGGYDTARVHGGTWQGYSQAKWVAEMLVWAAAKSAGVPVCVHRPGNIGPCAVTGEGCETDATLALAWATCAGAERTGKQSEVDFASRSTLGGVGTTWRLWWTPADVVARAVAVVAGMTGDAWGNRALHIDPSDPPPASALLNRAWARMRSDRTWPDRTRSDRTRPEPTGTVFEPTVSDPSHGTREEERDGGWDEEDVELGPWREALVAGLAAFPPSLRGAARKVRSLMSLKSGLSGAIGRAERRMDTAELRSMLRRSEEGGDGFMDVSEEVLGRYVDRFARLVRNG, via the coding sequence ATGGGTGGGAATCCGTTCCCCGAGGATACGATCCACGGGGCGTtcgtggcgtccgcgaacgccgacCCGGATGCGATTGCgcttctcggcgacgacgacgagggcaccCCGACGCTGTCTTTCGGTCAGCTCGCGGGTCTCTGCCGGGGCCTGGCGTCGCACCTCGACCGGGGATCGCGAGGGGCGGATCGATGCGGGCCGCCCGTGTTTCGCGGAGATCCGCGCGGCATAGGGGTgggggcgtccgcggcggtgtcgttGGATTCGAGCGCCGAGCTCATCGTCGTTTATTTCGCGGTGCTCATGGCCGGTAAGGCTttcgcgccgctcgagacTTCCCTccctcccgcggcgctcgacggcgtgctcaccgcgctcgtaGATGACGCCAGCCTCACGCATcacatcgtcgccgcgatcgcccccgACGGGGACCCGCCGACCCGCCCGGGCGTACGCACGCTGGCCATCCGCCTGACGAGATCGGGTTCCTCGTCGGGCgggggagacgacgacggcgagccgTCGCTGGAGGTGCGCGAAAGCGGGGTCCCGGTGACCTACATCGGatgcgacggacgcgacggcgtcggcgggtggTGGGCGTCGGACcgtcacgcgcgcgacggcccgGACGATGTCGCCCACGTCATCCACACCGGCGGCTCCACGGGCCGGCCGAAAGCCGTGGTGTGCTCGCACCGCGGGTCCCTCCtctcgcacgccgcgcggcgccgcgcgcacccgtacgtcaccggcgacgtcaccggcgtgtGCGTCTTTGGGGTGTgggacgcggcgtgcgcgctcctggcgggatccccggcggcgatgctccCGCCCGGGATCATTCGAGCGGGGGGCGACgctttggcggcggcgatgtcggcTCGGCGGGTGACGCGGACGCTGCtcacgccgtcgctcgccaaacttctcctcgcggcggcggcggagtcggaggcggccgtcgaggcgctcgcgggcctTCGCGTCCTCGTGCTCTGCGGCGAGacttcgtcgccgtcgctcgcggacgacttGCTGCTCCGGATGAAccccgctcgtcgccaaACGCCCCCCGGGGTACTCGCCAACCTGTACTCCACGTCCGAggcgcacgacgtcgcgctcgagccgagcctcagcctcggggtgccgacgacgacgtgcgggTCGCCCCACGACCACGTCGAGctggccgtcgcggacgacgacgggggttTAATCGCCGAACGGGGGAAAGAGGGGTGGCTACACGTCGCtggtgacggcgtcgcggcgggatACCTCGGCTCGCACGGCTGGGATGCCACGAGGCAAAGGTTCGTGTCGAGGACGTGGGCGCCGATTGCGACAcaaccggcgacgacgagcgaagCGAGGACGTGGTACGACACAGGGGATCGCGCGATGATTCTGGCGGACGGCCGTCTGGCGGTGCTAggacggggcgacgcgggggcaGGCGGGCGGGTGAAGATACGGGGGAAGCTAGTCGacctcgcgggggtggaggaggcgctggaaGATCACCCGCTGGTCGAAGCTTGCGCGTGCGTCGCTCGGGCGCTTTCTCGGGACGGTATCGGTGTCCGGGCCGTCTCTGGACCGTCTCCGGAAGGTCCGCCGGCGTCGCTGGTGGCGTTCGTGAAGCGCAGAAGACGTCTACGGGACGTCGGAACgggcgcggagacggaggaaAGGGAAGAAGGAACCCGGAAGGAGCAACGGCGGGAGGAAAACGAtgaggacggggaggaggacggcgaggaggaagggCAGTTGAGGGCGTGGCTGGCGGACAGGCTGCCGCGGTGGAGCGTTCCCGCGAGGATCGTATTCGTCGACGGCAtcccgctcaccgccgccgccgcgtcgtcggcgcccaagCGCGACAGGCGAGCGTTGGCGAACGTGCCGCTCCCGCCGGCTCCATCGACTCGTCGGCCGCGTCTGACACGTGTCGAACACGTGTCGGACACCGAAGCGCCACGTCAGCGCTCGGGTCACGAAgaggtggtcgccgccgcggtccggctcgcggcgaatACCCTCGGAGTATCGCCGGCATCGGACCCGTCGTCGAATGGGACTTCACTGACGATACACGGGGAGAGCGGCCTCTTCTCCGAGCTCGGAGGCGCCTCTTtggaggcgcaggcgctcctATTCGCGCTTCGTTCGGCGCCGGAGTTGAATCCTAACCCTGAATCCTACCCGAACCCTACGTACGCGTGGGATCGAATCACGCCGGctgacgtcatcgccgcggataCCCCCGCCCGGAtcgtcgccgcagccgcggaaGCCGCAAAGGGTACGACGggtacgacgacgggcggcggggcgctgacggcgcgcgggttgttcgcggaggcggcgggggtggcgaaCGAGCTGGGAATCGGGATGtggagcgccgacggcgggtggCGAGACTACTCTCGGCGGGTGGAAGACGCGACgagtgggacgacgacgaacggggCGTCGAACGGGACCGGCGCGTCGATTCGGAGCGCGAAAGGGGTCCTGCTGACGGGCGCCACCGGCCTCCTCGGTCGTCGGCTGATGACGGAGCTGCTGGCGCggatgcgcgacgacgccgagttAATctgcctcgtccgcggcgccgacgacgacgtcgccgcggcccggCTGGCGTCCACGCtctcatcctcatcctctTCCTCTTTTTCTTCCGAGATTCCTCCACAACACCCTAGCACTAACCCCGAGGGTGTCTTGGAccctcgcgtccgggtcatcgccggcgacgcggcggctccgagGCTCGGACTCTCTTCAAAGGCTtacgcacagctggcgtcgagcgtggacgtcatcgttcacgccgccggcgtcgtcagcgccgtcgcgccttacgcgagcgcggcgtttGGTAAcgtggcgccggcgcgggagatGATTCGCCTGGCGTTgacgcggccggggcggatCGCGGTGCACCACgtctcctccagcgccgcgctcccgccTCTCGGAACGCCGGCCGCAGCAGAGGAGAAGTACTTTTACGGGGTGAGCGGGAACGCAAAAGGGGTAGGGGAGGATGGAGACGGGAAAGGGGAGGGAGCGACGTTCTGGTCGGAGCGAGCCACGTCCGGGGGCGAGCCCCTCGCGGCTCTGGCGTCCGCCGGGGGATACGACACCGCGAGGGTCCACGGCGGGACGTGGCAGGGATACTCGCAGGCCAAGTGGGTGGCCGAGATGTTGGTgtgggcggcggccaaaTCCGCGGGCGTGCCCGTCTGCGTCCACCGCCCGGGGAACATCGGGCCGTGCGCGGTGACCGGCGAGGGAtgcgagacggacgcgacgctaGCGTTGGCGtgggcgacgtgcgccgggGCCGAGCGCACGGGCAAACAGTCGGAGGTTGACTTTGCGAGTCGGTCGACTCTCGGCGGGGTGGGAACGACGTGGCGGCTGTGGTGgacccccgccgacgtcgtcgcgcgcgcggtggcggtcgtGGCCGGCATGACCGGGGACGCGTGGGGGAACAGGGCGCTGCACATCGACCCGTCGGATCCCCCGCCAGCGTCCGCGCTCTTGAaccgcgcgtgggcgcgaaTGAGGTCTGATCGAACGTGGCCCGATCGAACGAGGTCTGATCGAACGCGGCCCGAACCGACTGGAACGGTGTTCGAACCGACGGTGTCCGATCCGAGTCacgggacgcgcgaggaggagcgtgATGGTGGctgggacgaggaggacgttgAACTCGGACCGTGGCgtgaggcgctcgtcgcgggtctcgccgcgTTCCCGCCATCTCTCCGAGGCGCTGCTCGAAAGGTGCGTTCGCTGATGTCGTTGAAGTCCGGTCTGTCGGGGGCGATTGGACGAGCCGAGCGACGCATGGACACGGCCGAGCTGCGTTCCATGCTGCGTCGttcggaggagggcggggacgggtTTATGGACGTGTCGGAGGAGGTTTTGGGGAGATACGTCGACCGGTTCGCGCGACTCGTTCGTAACGGCTAG
- a CDS encoding predicted protein: protein MVTKQPAFKDAASAAEVSRWMEMQAAVSRSTSRHSKVLESVLNPGSVPEPDAAPVNPLLPRWSRTLPPQPLRVTRNPEYESIDDPETDAALARVQAEANDEVPVGAALTQAPDGEEESEAKEPMTYANRIATEFMGVDPTTGKQNRVSYDGMGGIKTHYMEIYNSVGDPKNKDVMGPLVKIARPSQSKIALGNQYTESLRGTEETRARWAEKAYVTSKQRMDAPVAAAVGEIPGVAEEKAEARRLFMDNVVATRLYYGDLFNNAGQAAVEAKLADPATSAQEKEDILEALREVHAGVQPLRDRTVSGSVQTHRAGFRPSEQHAKRTKEIAQSIERITGGKQSERAVEARERRKREARAKAAEERTRLEAYKLQAEAEAKQKRENPAGVNCDPARRDAGHVPGRSQVTIGMPNVKSVVPNVSEYVAVTTEVAHGYGKYGKGGEKPEKPVSCPPFGNNWLGETRADRLAYPTPGYLAVPFARAVAPNVNRRAREADAITDLNSTTQRSSYQSRDPREMAEDSKKAREMLAGNKLKRSESFIPLGSKGLMDHPRHQRETKYSKDFAAEPRYAQVRGGETA, encoded by the coding sequence ATGGTGACGAAGCAGCCCGCGTTCAAGGatgccgcctccgccgcggaggtgtcGCGGTGGATGGAGATGCAGGCCGCCGTGAGCCGCAGCACGTCGAGGCATTCCAAGGTTCTAGAGTCCGTCTTGAACCCCGGATCGGTGCCCGAgccggacgccgccccggTCAATCCCCTCCTCCCGCGTTGGTCCCGGACGCTGCCCCCGCAGCCGCTGCGAGTCACGCGCAACCCCGAGTACGAGTCCATCGACGATCCGGAGActgacgcggcgctcgcgcgcgtccaagCCGAGGCGAACGATGAGGTCCCGGTCGGAGCCGCCCTCACCCAGGCGCCCGATGGGGAAGAAGAATCGGAAGCGAAGGAACCGATGACGTACGCCAATCGGATCGCCACCGAGTTCATGGGCGTCGATCCGACAACCGGAAAACAGAACCGCGTCTCCTACGacggcatgggcggcatcAAGACCCACTACATGGAGATCTACAACTCCGTCGGAGATCCCAAGAACAAGGACGTCATGGGCCCGCTGGTCAAGATTGCCCGCCCGTCGCAGTCGAAGATCGCGCTCGGCAACCAGTACACCGAATCCCTGCGGGGCACCGAGgaaacccgcgcgcgatgggcggaGAAGGCGTACGTCACCTCGAAGCAGCGCATGGACgccccggtcgcggcggccgtggGCGAGATCCCGGGagtcgcggaggagaaggcggaggccaGGCGCCTGTTCATGGacaacgtcgtcgccaccagGCTCTACTACGGCGACCTGTTCAACAACGCCGggcaggcggcggtggaggccaagctggcggacccggcgacgtccgcgcaggagaaggaggacatcctcgaggcgctgagggaggTGCACGCGGGGGTTCAGCCCCTGAGGGACAGGACGGTGAGCGGATCGGTTCAGACGCACAGAGCGGGTTTTCGGCCCTCGGAGCAACACGCGAAGCGAACCAAGGAGATTGCGCAGAGCATCGAGCGCATCACGGGCGGGAAACagagcgagcgcgcggtggaggctcgcgagcggcgcaaGCGTGAGGCgcgggccaaggcggcggaggagcgtaCGAGGCTGGAGGCGTACAAGCttcaggcggaggcggaggctaaACAAAAGAGGGAAAATCCCGCCGGCGTGAACTGCGACCCGGCAAGGAGGGACGCCGGGCACGTTCCCGGTCGGTCGCAGGTGACCATCGGCATGCCCAACGTCAAGTCCGTCGTTCCCAACGTCTCCGAGTAcgtcgcggtgacgacggaGGTGGCGCACGGGTACGGAAAGTAcggcaaaggcggcgagAAACCGGAGAAGCCGGTGTCTTGTCCGCCCTTTGGCAACAACTGGCTGGGGGAGACGAGAGCGGACAGGCTGGCGTATCCCACCCCGGGGTACCTGGCCGtcccgttcgcgcgcgccgtcgcgccaaACGTGAACAGGCGCGCCagggaggcggacgccatcaCCGATCTCAACAGCACGACCCAGAGGTCTAGCTACCAGAGCAGGGACCCGAGGGAGATGGCTGAGGATTCAAAAAAGGCGCGCGAGATGTTGGCGGGAAACAAGCTGAAGCGGAGCGAGAGTTTCATCCCGCTCGGGTCGAAGGGTCTGATGGACCACCCGAGGCATCAGCGGGAGACCAAGTACTCCAAGGATTTCGCCGCGGAGCCGAGGTACGCGCAGGTCAGGGGGGGCGAGACCGCCTGA